DNA from Salvelinus namaycush isolate Seneca chromosome 14, SaNama_1.0, whole genome shotgun sequence:
ACATATACCTCAATCCATGCTTTACCTTCTAGCACGGTTGCATTCATTAGGCCACGCAACGTTCAATTTTTTTtcgcaaaataaataaatgaaaatgaGCATTTCAGGTATAGTCCCTGCCAGTTTCAGaccgttttcttccgtttggtgcataatgaacacgacccaggttgTATTTTACCTCATTGAGCTCATGTGAAGCTACATGTTGCATAAGTTTAGCAGACGTGAGAATAAAATGGCTTTTTATTGCTCAGGAGAAGAACGAGGTAAATATTGGATGCATAAGTGTGTACGTACCAAAGTCCGGCACACATTTTTAATCTGTACATTATCTGTACATTTACCAAAACTCTTGTTATTCTGTCTACTAACTATACTATAGCACACCGTCAGAGTGCCCTGTATATAGCTATAGCGTGGCGAAACAAAACTCCTACAGCAAATAACTAAATCAGCGAGTCTTACAAAATGCATAGAAGACCAGTATCAAAATGCCCTTGTAGTCAGTCAGTATCCTAAAAACTCAACAACATAGGATGCGTCTcaaatgaaaccctattccctatgttagtgcactacttttgatcagggcccatatagggaatagggtgccatttcagatgaaCATTAAGTGTATAATAATTTATATTTAGCAACAGGCAAGTCACCAGAGCATGAtatgggagggaggaagggaggagggaagggagggagggatgagggggagggtaggaaggggagggagggaaggggaggaagggaggagggaaggaagggaggaggggagggagggaggagggaaggaatggaggagggaggaagaaaggatgagggaagggagggatgagagggggaggagagagaagcacAGACGAGATTCTTAGACGTTATGTGTCTGTTCGTTGTATCTTATATCAGAGGTTTGACTTACTGAAACACATGAGGAGTTGAAATGGGAATGATCACAGTGATATAACATTGATCTGTACTGTGTGGTATGGATTAGCATCAGAGACTAGTAGACAAGGGCCACCTCGCTATGGATTAGCATCCGAGACTTGTAGACAAGGGCCATCTCGCTATGGATTAGCATCAGAGACTAGTAGACAAGGGCCACCTCGCTATGGATTAGCATCAGAGACTAGTAGACAAGGGCCACCTCGCTATGGATTAGCATCAGAGACTAGTAGACAAGGGCCACCTCGCTATGGTTTAGCATCAGAGACTAGTAGACAAGGGCCACCTCGCTATGGATTAGCATCAGAGACTAGTAGACAAGGGCCACCTCGCTATGGATTAGCATCAGAGACTACTAGACAAGGGCCACCTCGCTATGGATTAGCATCAGAGACTACTAGACAAGGGCCACCTCGCTATGGATTAGCATCAGAGACTACTAGACAAGGGCCACCTCGCTATGGATTAGCATCAGAGACTAGTAGACAAGGGCCACCTCGCTATGGATTAGCATCAGAGACTAGTAGACAAGGGCCACCTCGCTATGGATTAGCATCAGAGACTAGTAGACAAGGGCCACCTCGCTATGGATTAGCATCACAGACTAGTAGACAAGGGCCACCTCGCTATGGATTAGCATCAGAGACTAGTAGACAAGGGCCACCTCGCTATGGATTAGCATCAGAGACTACTAGACAAGGGCCACCTCGCTATGGATTAGCATCAGAGACTAGTAGACAAGGGCCACCTCGCTATGGATTAGCATCAGAGACTACTAGACAAGGGCCACCTCGCTATGAATTAGCATCAGAGACTATTAGACAAGGGCCACCTCGCTATGGATTAGCATCAGAGACTAGTAGACAAGGGCCACCTCGATATGGATTAGCATCAGAGACTAGTAGACAAGGGCCACCTCATTATGGATTAGCATAAGAGACTATTAGACAAGGGCCACCTCGCTATGGATTAGCATCAGAGACTAGTAGACAAGGGCCACCTCGATATGGATTAGCATCAGAGACTAGTAGACAAGGGCCACCTCATTATGGATTAGCATAAGAGACTATTAGACAAGGGCCACCTCGCTATGGATTAGCATCAGAGACTAGTAGACAAGGGCCACCTCGCTATGGATTAGCATCAGAGACTAGTAGACAAGGGCCACCTCATTATGGATTAGCATAAGAGACTATTAGACAAGGGCCACCTCGCTATGGATTAGCATAAGAGACTAGTAGACAAGGGCCACCTCGCTATGGATTAGCATCAGAGACTAGTAGACAAGGGCCACCTCATTATGGATTAGCATAAGAGACTATTAGACAAGGGCCACCTCGCTATGGATTAGCATCAGAGACTAGTAGACAAGGGCCACCTCGCTATGGATTAGCATCAGAGACTAGTAGACAAGGGCCACCTCGCTATGGATTAGCATCAGAGACTATTAGACAAGGGCCACCTCGCTATGGATTAGCATCAGAGACTACTAGACAAGGGCCACCTCGCTAGTTCTGACAGGACATCTTTGTGTTGTGTAGCATGATGTATGTAgtactacagtacccataatgcaaGGTGTACCAATACACTCTAGATACTACATGGCTTAGTAGTAGTGTGTGTTTCTAAAGGAAAATTGACCAAGAGGCACTTTGTTATGACATTGATTAATTTCTTCAATTCACCGACTGTGTTTTAGTATTTTACTGGTATCAAAGTCATTGAGTCTTTGCTGCTTATAGATGTATCCGTTCAGTTATGTGACAATGGCTTGCGTCCAaaatagcaccctactccctgcAAAACGAATGCGTATAGTATAAGGAAAACGGTGCAATTTCAGACTCACTCTCCATACTTTATTTAGTAAACACCGGCTTGGCTAGAGAAATGAAGGTACCAGCACAGATCTGTAGAGACATAGATCACTAgtcattatttatatatatatataatagtaTATATACTTACAGTATATAAAACTTTATATAACAGTATAATTACTGTTCTCCAGCCATCTATAACAACTATAAAATACTATATAAGAAAGCATttaaggagagtttacaatccAGGCCAAGCAAGCAAGCAGGAGGCAAATCATTTCTCTCTTGGGTCATTTATCTTAAATCTctgtaatcttttttttttatttcatcaaAATAAAAAATAGCATGCTAAAATTATATAATAAAAACAAATAGGAAATCATATATTATAGTGTCCTGTAGTTGTGGCTTTGCTCTCTTCGATCTATAGTACACCACTACAGCCTCTAGGTGGCGCTAAAACACTCCATGTGGGTTTGTAGACAGAGGGTTGATATATGCAATTGTTGATGTTGTTGCCACTTGCATTTTAATAATAAACATTTCTGATGACAATGATTATGTTTGAAGATGATATCACTCATGATGATATAGAATGTAGATCCGATGTAAACAACCGACGGTGATGGTGGActaactgtagatagatagacagTGGTAGTGGTAGACTTATGGGCATGGCTGGTGAGACCTAGTCGAGAGATGGCTTAACGGGTATTTGGGGTGCAGTGGACAGGGGAGTGTCCTAGTCGAGAGATGGCTTAACGGGGGTTTGGGGTGCAGTGGACAGGGGAGTGTCCTAGTCGAGAGATGGCTTAACGGGTGTTTGGGGTGCAGTGGACAGGGGAGTGTCCTAGTCGAGAGATGGCTTAACGGGTATTTGGGGTGCAGTGGACAGGGGAGTGTCCTAGTCGAGAGATGGCTTAACGGGTATTTGGGGTGCAGTGGACAGGGGAGTGTCCTAGTCGAGAGATGGCTTAACGGGTATTTGGGGTGCAGTGGACAGGGGAGTGTCCTAGTCGAGAGATGGCTTAACGGGGGTTTGGGGTGCAGTGGACAGGGGAGTGTCCTAGTCGAGAGAAGGCTTAACGGGGGTTTGGGGTGCAGTGGACAGGGGAGTGTCCTAGTCGAGAGATGGCTTAACGGGGGTTTGGGGTGCAGTGGACAGGGGAGTGTCCTAGTCGAGAGATGGCTTAACAGGGATTTGGGGTGCAGTGGACAGGGGAGTGTCCTAGTCAAGAGATGGCTTAACGGGGGTTTGGGGTGCAGTGGACAGGGGAGTGTCCTAGTCAAGAGATGGCTTAACGGGGGTTTGGGGTGCCTGTCTTGTTGTTGTCCTAGGCTCTAATGCACGATAGGTTGGAGGATCTGCCAGTCAAACCAGTCAGGACCACGATAGGTTGGAGTAGCTGCCAGTTAAACCAGTCAGGACCACGATAGGTTGGAGTAGCTGCCAGTCAAACCAGTCAGGACCACGATAGGTTGGAGTAGCTGCCAGTCAAACCAGTCAGGACCACAATAGGTTGGAGTAGCTACCAGTCCcacctagggttgcaaaattttGGTTGGAGGATCCCTGGAATTatgagggaataagcaggaaatctgggaatcctccaaccaggatttctgctTTTGGGAAAGTTATCAGAAAGTCCACAATACTCCTTCTGTTAACCAGCACCACAGGAACAGTCAGTCGTCCACAACACTCCTTCTGTTAACCAGCACCACAGGAACAGTCAGTCGTCCACAACACTCCTTCTGTTAACCAGCACCACAGGAACAGTCAGTCGTCCACAACACTCCTTCTGTTAACCAGCACCACAGGAACAGTCAGTCGTCCACAACACTCCTTCTGTTAACCAGCACCACAGGAACAGTCAGtcgtccctctcttcctctcatctacAGGTCAAGACCTCTTCTCAGCCTGTGTCCCACCAACACCTGAGTCAGTTTCTGCTGGCTGGGTTTAATCCAGGGGCCGGGGCCGGTGGCCCCCCGTGACTGTGTACTTCTCCAGGGGCCCGGGTTGTGGGATGCATGGGTGGCCCGACACCATGACTGGGTTCTCCATGGGTCCCCTCTCAGTTCTCTGGGTTCTCCCCACCCAGGTGGGGCCCCGGCGGTGGATCCAGAGATACTGGCAGCAGACACACTGAACTGGTCAGAGAAGCTGGCCCCGGAGGCTCCTGAGGCCCCTGACTCTGCATTAGACAGCTCAGCGTCTCCATCCTGCAGTGGCATGAGGAAGGAGAAGGGagcccgctctctctctttctctgggggTCTGTCTCTTTTTTCCGGTCCTGCAGCCTTtgtcttcacctccctctccctctctttctctttctccctttgtccatccctcttcctcctccccctttccctACCTTCTACCGTCGCCTGTGTTTTACTGGCTGAGGGAAGTATGTGTACGTCCAGCTCCTCTAtttcctctaccctctctctcctctcactttgTGTTGTCCTGCTCCTCAGCTGTTTTGACCTCTGTTTGACCCTGCTGTGCTTCACCTCCGGCACtgtctccactacctcctcctgtCTGTCCGAGTTCCTTAGTACGTTCTTGGGTAAACTCTGGGAACATTTTCCATTGTCCTTATTCTCTGACTTCTGACCTCTGTGGCTGATCACctgactctcctcctcctcctcttccgcctcctcctcctcgggcCAATCCAGGTCTGTGTCAGGAGTACctcgccctcctcctcctcctctgctacTCCTTCCCCCCAGACTACCTCCCTTCCTCTgccttcttctcttctccctctccctctgtcctcctcctctatccaccCTTCCGCTCTTCGTTGGCAGAGAGTGTGTTTTATCTACTGCAGCCACACCCGGCTCCTCTGGTTCGAGATAGGAGGAGGGGGAGACTGCTCTGGGATCATggtctgagagaggagagagagaaggagggggggcaaagagagggagagagatagagaagaggggggtcagagggagagcgagagatagaggggagagggggtcagaaagaggggggagaggacagGCAGAGCCAtagtgggcagagagagagggggagagaaaggggggagacagaggagaggggggggtacagagagagacagagagagacagaggagagtgggggtgcagagacagagagacagaggagagggggggtgcagagagagagagacagaggagaggggggtgcagagagagagagacaggggtggggggCGAGAGAGTGAcacagaggaggggggggggggggggggtgcagagagagacagaggagaggggggggggggggggtgcagagagagacagaggttagtGGGAGCTAGAGGGAAAAACATAACGTAGAAACAGTTTCCATGTGATGTCACAAACAGTGTTTGAAATAATGAAACAACTATTGACAGTGAGTTGGGATGAAAGGTACCACTTTACAATAAGGTTCCATTTGTAAAGGGTATATAATGGGTTGGTAATTACGTTATTAACCGTTATTTAATGATTTGTAAATGCATTATAAACCATTAACAAATGGTTTATAAACAAATTGGTCAAACCAGTCCAATAACCAGTCAGTGCTTGCCAAAGAGTGAACGACTATTTACCTACATCTATTTAACCATTTATAAATGCACTTACCAAATGCTTGCACAGTTTATTTTCTCACTTTTGGGTGTGATGCATTGTTGCTCTGTTCCATGAACAGAAAATGGTTGGTTTTCAGACAAACGGTCAACTCCCATGATGCATCTAGCCCCACGTTTTAACCCCTAATGATGATGTACTGGTACACTTATTTATTCCAGGAATGAAGACCTCATTGGAAAGATCTCATTCCGTAGTATTGGTGTGGTTCACTGGTTTCAGAGAAATTCCTCCGACTTTGTGAGCTCTGCCCATCTTAAAAATAAAGACGACCTGGAACGTACCCAGAATTGTATGCTGCCACTGACTGACATGATGCGACAGAGTATTGTGAAGAATCAGGACGGACGTGGCTATGACAAGTGTGGAAAGGCCAGACAGAAGAGATTGGGTGAAAGAATTGTTGTTCACgagtaaaaaacattttttgacagaggacagaggatgATTTAGCACGCTGCTCAGCTAGCTAAGTATCTAGTAGCCAGCTAATGTTTGCTAGCACGTCTGTCCTAACTAGCTAGCAGTAGGAAAAACCTAAAACGTCTTTTTTAATATAAAAATTCTGCTAGATGATTAACCACAAGATAATCTTTGGCATGGTATAGTTACCTAGCTAAATAGATTATGTTTGCTGGCTAGTTAGCTTCACTAGTTAGCTAGCAAATGTTAAGGCCTTGATAAACTGgcccttttgggggggggggcaatattGCAGAGTAATGTTGATGGCAACGGAGAGGGGTATGAAACACTAGCAGGCCTGGGTAACACCAGTCCTCTAGGGCCTGATTGGTCTCACACTTTCCCCCCAtctctagcaaacacagctgatgaaTCAAATTACATTCTAAACtaaagatcatgattaggtgattattagAGTCCGGTGTGTTAGCTGGGTGCTGGggaaaaactgtgacaccaatcaggctcttgaggactggaattgcccacccctgcatG
Protein-coding regions in this window:
- the LOC120059023 gene encoding splicing regulatory glutamine/lysine-rich protein 1-like — translated: MGGYVPDYDHDPRAVSPSSYLEPEEPGVAAVDKTHSLPTKSGRVDRGGGQREREKRRRQRKGGSLGGRSSRGGGGGRGTPDTDLDWPEEEEAEEEEEESQVISHRGQKSENKDNGKCSQSLPKNVLRNSDRQEEVVETVPEVKHSRVKQRSKQLRSRTTQSERRERVEEIEELDVHILPSASKTQATVEGRERGRRKRDGQREKEKEREREVKTKAAGPEKRDRPPEKERERAPFSFLMPLQDGDAELSNAESGASGASGASFSDQFSVSAASISGSTAGAPPGWGEPRELRGDPWRTQSWCRATHASHNPGPWRSTQSRGATGPGPWIKPSQQKLTQVLVGHRLRRGLDL